CGGTTCCACGTGTTCCAGGGCGCCTTCTTCCTGGGGCGGGTACTCGTGGATCTTGCCCTTGTAGCGGTAGCCGATGCAGATCTTGATTTCGTAGAGGCCGCTGAGGACATCGAGCTTGGTCAGCGCGATGTCGGTGGGGCCGGACAGGCGGGCCGATTCGCGCAAAAGCGCCAGGTCGAGCCAGCCGCAGCGGCGTTTGCGGCCGGTGGTGGCGCCGTATTCGCCGCCTTTTTCCTGGAGGTAGTCGCCGATGGTGCCGAAGAGCTCGGTGGGGAAGGGGCCCGAGCCCACGCGGGTGGTGTAGGCCTTGACCACGGCCACGACGCGGCCCAGCACGTCGGGCGAGCAGCCGCTGCCGGCGGCGGCCTGGCCGGCCACGGTATTGGACGAGGTGACGAAGGGGTAGGTGCCGTGGTCGATGTCGAGGTGGGTGCCCTGGGCGCCCTCGAAGAGCACGTCGCCGCCGGTGGCCAGCGTCTTTTGGATGATGGAGGACACGTCGCCGAGGTAGGGCAGCAGCCGCTGGGTCACCGGGGCGATGCCCTCGGCCACGGCGCCCGGGTCCAGGGCCGGCATGTCGTAGAGCTTGGTGAACAGGGTGTTTTTCTCGATCAGCGCCTGGGCGATCTTTTTGGCCAGCAGTTCCGGATCGGCGAAGTCGCCGGCCCGGATGCCGATGCGGGCCATCTTGTCCTCGTAGCAGGGGCCGATGCCGCGCCCGGTGGTGCCGATCTTGCCGCCGGCCCGCAGGCTTTCGCGCGCGCTGTCGAGGAGGCGGTGGTAGGGCATGATGACGTGGGTCTTGCGCGAGATGACGAGCCGTTCGGGGCTGACATCCACGCCCTTGGCGGCCAGGGTGTCCATTTCGCGGCACAGGACTTCCGGGTCCAGGACCACGCCGTTGCCGATGAGGCAGACCTTGCCGTCGTGGAGGATGCCCGAGGGCATGAGGTGGACGATGGTTTTCTCGCCGCCCACGACCAGGGTATGGCCGGCGTTGTTGCCGCCCTGGAAGCGGACCACGGCCGTGGCCGATTCGGTGAGCAGATCGACGATCTTGCCCTTGCCCTCGTCGCCCCATTGGGCTCCGTGGATGACCACGCCCCGGCCCGTGCCCGCGGCCGGCGTATTGCGGTATTCGCCCATAGCCTATGACTCCCCTGTATCCTTGGGCTTAAATTCCAGGACCTTGCCCCGGCGGGATTTGGATGCCGGCCGGGCTTCGGGCTGGCGCGGTTCGACGGGCGCTTCCGATGCGGCCACCGGAATGACGCTGTCCGGACCGGCGGATTGCCCCGGCTGGCGGCCCTCGGCCCAATGATGGTTGAACAATTGATTTTTAAAGCGCATCCCTTGTATCATGGCTAGGACCAGGACCGCCTCTTCCCAGCGTTGGGACGGCTCGAACCGGCCCACCGCTTCGGCGTATTTGTCCCAAAGGGCCATCAGCGAGGCTTCGTCGAAGGCCCGAAGCTGCCTGGCCATTTTCAAAAGCACCTGTTCCACGGCCACACCCCATCCCACACATGATATGCCGCCGGCGAAGCGGGCGGACAGGCCTTGTTAGCAGAAACGCCCAGGCCTTCCAAATGCAATTTGCCCAGGGCCGCCGGCTGTGCTAGGCATCCCCACGCACGTCACAGCAAGGAGCCGCCACGCCATGAGCGACCTGAAAAAAATGTATACCACCATGGTCGAGGACCCCTTTCCGGCCGAGCTGGCCATCAGGCTCGGCGAGGTCGAACTGACGTTCGCCAAGCGGACCTGGACCATCGACGGCCAGGAAAAGGGGTTGCGCTACGGCGAAAACCCGGACCAGCCCGCCGCGCTCTACGCCCCGAAGGACGGCCGGCTGACGCTTGGCGGCGTGACCTTCCGCGGCCCCGGCGACGGGCTCGTGTGCGCCGCCACGGAAGAGCACCTGCTCCAGTCCGGCAAGCACCCGGGCAAGACCAATTTGACCGACGTGGACAACGGCGTCAACATTTTGCAATACCTGACCAAAAAGCCCGCCGCCGTGATACTCAAGCACAACAACCCCTGCGGCGCGGCCTGGTCCGGGGCGGGGCTGTGCGCCGCCTTCG
The DNA window shown above is from Solidesulfovibrio sp. and carries:
- a CDS encoding adenylosuccinate synthase, with translation MGEYRNTPAAGTGRGVVIHGAQWGDEGKGKIVDLLTESATAVVRFQGGNNAGHTLVVGGEKTIVHLMPSGILHDGKVCLIGNGVVLDPEVLCREMDTLAAKGVDVSPERLVISRKTHVIMPYHRLLDSARESLRAGGKIGTTGRGIGPCYEDKMARIGIRAGDFADPELLAKKIAQALIEKNTLFTKLYDMPALDPGAVAEGIAPVTQRLLPYLGDVSSIIQKTLATGGDVLFEGAQGTHLDIDHGTYPFVTSSNTVAGQAAAGSGCSPDVLGRVVAVVKAYTTRVGSGPFPTELFGTIGDYLQEKGGEYGATTGRKRRCGWLDLALLRESARLSGPTDIALTKLDVLSGLYEIKICIGYRYKGKIHEYPPQEEGALEHVEPVYETMPGWEEDLSGITAWEDLPLAAREYVSRIEQSLKTTCSILSVGPDRKQTIIRG